The Collimonas sp. PA-H2 genome contains a region encoding:
- a CDS encoding DUF2142 domain-containing protein codes for MLNLKDISKKYPFSMLLISLLFLIKALYLSFCITPFSAVPDEIGHFAYTQDIAYGKGIPVLSPPSTGKSVIGADIMGYVEKTTESQPAYNWIAQHPPIYYIIAAIPLKIGSLITSNVDILYFLPRIVSALSGALLLLVLFRTFRVVGLDSSRATAIAASIGFIPMISHLSSGTNHDMSLFLFSALATHFFASYILKREMKSAYLCAIWLSIAGGTKMMTPLVFLVPMIFILILEFPRSNRIKHAIGITLTSISIPAIWMIRNYIYFGSPLYTSGTNRKPGLEIALNQSFSEYIKSQPVFESIAHTFYGMLGHIEFSQGNLFLEYDVLPRHLEFNGITANGVPYDIFLFVLFTMACFCLIYISKLAWHSIQKDKTLHNDYSIILKINSHLVNNKYLFKLLIGSIFFASFIAILIGHASFNDPDNFKSIVFSFVPISIFLGIMAFSLVFFPLNDTDRIALYGFIITLFFGSIFLYHIYGAYLAEGVLRAVQGRYFYPIIPLILLSASIVLMRLRIPGLIIKIGTILLACAEFSFYIKEAIPFYLSY; via the coding sequence ATGCTGAATTTAAAAGATATTTCTAAAAAATATCCATTCTCAATGCTTTTAATATCTTTGCTTTTTCTGATCAAAGCACTGTATCTATCTTTTTGCATAACACCATTTTCAGCTGTTCCGGACGAAATCGGGCATTTTGCATACACCCAGGATATTGCATACGGCAAAGGGATCCCCGTACTAAGCCCCCCTTCGACGGGAAAGTCGGTGATAGGCGCCGACATTATGGGATATGTTGAGAAAACTACCGAATCTCAACCAGCATATAACTGGATTGCCCAACATCCTCCTATCTATTACATTATTGCAGCAATACCGTTAAAAATAGGAAGCCTGATAACCAGTAATGTAGATATTCTTTATTTTCTGCCGCGTATCGTATCCGCGTTATCCGGAGCCTTGCTTTTGCTGGTTCTCTTTCGGACTTTCAGGGTTGTTGGATTGGATTCATCACGCGCAACGGCAATCGCAGCATCAATTGGTTTTATCCCGATGATTTCACACTTATCTTCGGGCACCAATCATGATATGTCTCTTTTTCTATTTTCTGCCTTGGCCACTCATTTCTTTGCCAGCTATATTCTCAAACGAGAAATGAAAAGTGCGTATCTATGCGCAATATGGCTCTCGATTGCTGGCGGAACAAAAATGATGACTCCATTGGTTTTTCTAGTTCCGATGATATTTATTCTAATCCTCGAATTTCCGCGATCAAATCGAATCAAACACGCAATTGGAATTACCCTGACTTCAATATCTATACCAGCAATATGGATGATCCGAAATTATATATATTTCGGATCTCCTCTATATACATCTGGCACAAATAGAAAGCCAGGATTGGAAATTGCTTTAAATCAAAGTTTTTCGGAGTATATAAAATCACAACCGGTATTCGAGTCAATAGCTCATACATTTTATGGCATGTTAGGGCATATTGAATTCTCTCAAGGAAATTTATTTCTTGAATATGACGTGTTGCCACGTCATTTAGAATTCAACGGAATTACAGCGAATGGTGTGCCATACGATATATTTTTGTTCGTTTTATTCACTATGGCGTGCTTTTGCTTGATTTACATCTCAAAATTGGCATGGCATTCAATTCAAAAAGATAAAACACTTCATAATGATTATTCAATAATATTGAAAATAAACTCTCACCTTGTAAATAATAAATATCTATTCAAATTACTCATTGGCAGTATTTTCTTTGCATCATTTATCGCCATTCTCATCGGCCACGCCAGCTTTAACGATCCTGACAATTTTAAATCCATTGTATTTTCCTTTGTTCCAATATCGATATTTTTGGGAATTATGGCATTTTCCTTAGTTTTTTTCCCATTAAATGATACTGATAGAATTGCTCTTTATGGATTTATAATAACGTTATTTTTTGGCTCCATTTTTTTATACCATATTTATGGCGCTTATCTCGCAGAAGGTGTTTTGCGAGCGGTGCAAGGGAGATATTTTTACCCAATCATTCCCTTGATATTATTATCCGCTTCGATTGTATTGATGCGATTACGCATTCCTGGACTCATTATTAAAATTGGGACTATTCTATTGGCATGTGCAGAATTTTCTTTTTATATTAAAGAAGCAATCCCATTTTATCTTTCATATTAA
- a CDS encoding Kdo hydroxylase family protein translates to MEQQIIEIDIADWQISTPNSAWISALEAGKVLYFPHLSFAFTADEQRFLTPAIRDPKSRNISLDANGKLKGALGDAADQAALACMIGRFRSQAQQLIHSLLPAYADTRSELRMAPTSYRPMQVETRAQSWRADDRRLHVDAFPSRPNYGERILRVFANVNPDGVPRVWRVGEPFEDVAQRFLPRVKSYSRWQAQALNALHITKSLRSEYDHLMLQLHDAMKSDPDYQKNGPQVTQPFAAGSVWVCFSDQTPHAVMAGQYMMEQTLHLPAAKQYDPGASPLAILRRLTGRVLTE, encoded by the coding sequence ATGGAACAACAAATTATTGAAATCGATATTGCCGACTGGCAGATCAGCACGCCCAACTCAGCCTGGATTTCCGCGCTGGAGGCTGGAAAAGTACTGTACTTCCCCCATCTGAGCTTTGCCTTCACCGCCGACGAACAGCGCTTCCTGACGCCGGCAATCCGCGACCCTAAAAGTCGCAACATCAGCCTCGACGCCAACGGCAAACTCAAGGGGGCGCTGGGCGATGCCGCCGACCAGGCCGCGCTGGCCTGCATGATCGGCCGTTTCCGCAGCCAGGCGCAGCAACTGATTCATTCCTTGCTGCCGGCCTATGCCGACACCCGCAGCGAACTGCGCATGGCGCCCACCAGCTACCGGCCGATGCAGGTGGAAACCCGGGCCCAGTCCTGGCGCGCCGACGACCGTCGCCTGCATGTCGACGCTTTCCCATCGCGCCCGAATTACGGCGAGCGTATCCTGCGCGTGTTCGCCAATGTCAATCCGGATGGCGTGCCGCGCGTCTGGCGCGTCGGCGAACCGTTCGAAGATGTCGCGCAGCGATTCCTGCCGCGCGTAAAAAGCTATTCGCGCTGGCAGGCGCAGGCGCTGAATGCCCTGCACATCACCAAATCCCTGCGCAGCGAATATGATCATCTGATGCTGCAGCTGCACGACGCCATGAAATCCGATCCGGACTATCAAAAAAACGGTCCGCAAGTAACACAGCCGTTTGCCGCCGGATCAGTGTGGGTATGTTTTTCCGACCAGACGCCACACGCGGTAATGGCCGGCCAGTACATGATGGAACAAACCTTGCACCTGCCGGCAGCCAAGCAATACGATCCGGGCGCCAGCCCATTGGCGATCCTGCGCCGCCTGACCGGCCGCGTGCTGACCGAATGA
- the waaA gene encoding lipid IV(A) 3-deoxy-D-manno-octulosonic acid transferase, with protein MKAASGFDAGRAWRIRLLYSAVWWLAMPMVLLRLWRRGGKEPGYRQHVAERIGFYPPLASQFAARKFIWVHAVSVGETRAAEPLIKALLDAYPEHAILLTHMTATGRDTGRQLFGQLPRVLQSFLPYDTGWMVGRFLRHFSPCLCLLMETEVWPNLIVQCGRFKVPVALVNARLSERSLRRGKRFATLMTEAASGMSCVGAQTDADAGRLRQLGGGNVQITGNLKFDVTPSPDLLALGAALRKQIGRRSVLLCASTREGEEELILAELSKRLQDPANLSLLPTDLLVVIVPRHPQRFDEVAAMAAAKGLSPWRRSSMDKQPVPAHVKVLVGDSMGEMFAYYAMCDVAFVGGSLLPMGGQNLIEAFAVGKPVLIGPHTFNFSDITEQAIAAGAAQRVSDVDNMLDAAFHLLQNDLQRLAMGEHAVQFARQHRGATARTVALLTPFIRGNY; from the coding sequence ATGAAGGCTGCATCGGGTTTTGATGCAGGCCGGGCCTGGCGCATCCGTTTGCTGTATTCCGCAGTGTGGTGGCTGGCGATGCCGATGGTATTGCTGCGCTTGTGGCGGCGTGGCGGCAAGGAACCGGGCTACCGCCAGCATGTGGCAGAGCGTATCGGTTTCTATCCGCCGCTGGCATCGCAATTTGCCGCGCGCAAATTCATCTGGGTGCATGCAGTGTCTGTGGGTGAGACCCGCGCGGCCGAACCCTTGATCAAGGCCTTGCTCGACGCCTATCCCGAGCATGCGATTCTGCTGACGCACATGACGGCGACCGGACGAGACACAGGCAGGCAATTGTTCGGGCAGTTGCCGCGTGTGCTGCAATCCTTTCTGCCGTACGACACCGGTTGGATGGTTGGCCGCTTCCTGCGCCATTTTTCGCCTTGCCTGTGCCTGTTGATGGAAACCGAAGTGTGGCCGAACCTGATCGTCCAGTGCGGACGCTTCAAGGTGCCGGTGGCGCTGGTCAATGCTCGCCTGTCGGAGCGTTCCCTGCGGCGCGGCAAGCGCTTTGCTACGCTGATGACAGAGGCGGCCAGCGGAATGTCTTGCGTCGGTGCGCAAACCGATGCAGACGCCGGACGCTTGCGCCAGCTCGGTGGCGGCAATGTGCAGATTACCGGCAACCTGAAATTCGACGTCACGCCGTCGCCGGATTTGCTGGCGCTTGGCGCTGCGCTGCGGAAGCAGATTGGTCGCCGTTCAGTGCTGCTGTGCGCGAGCACCCGTGAGGGCGAGGAAGAATTGATCCTGGCGGAACTGTCCAAGCGTTTGCAAGATCCTGCCAACCTCAGTTTGCTGCCGACCGATTTGCTGGTGGTGATCGTGCCGCGCCATCCGCAGCGCTTTGACGAAGTGGCCGCCATGGCGGCGGCGAAAGGCTTGTCGCCATGGCGCCGCAGCAGTATGGACAAGCAGCCGGTGCCGGCCCACGTCAAGGTATTGGTCGGCGATTCGATGGGCGAGATGTTCGCTTATTACGCCATGTGCGATGTGGCTTTCGTCGGCGGCAGCCTGCTACCGATGGGCGGACAAAATCTGATCGAAGCTTTCGCGGTCGGCAAGCCGGTATTGATCGGTCCGCATACTTTCAATTTTTCCGATATCACCGAACAAGCGATCGCTGCCGGCGCGGCGCAACGAGTGAGCGACGTCGACAATATGTTGGATGCAGCCTTTCATCTGTTGCAGAACGATTTGCAACGGTTAGCGATGGGTGAGCATGCCGTCCAGTTCGCGCGACAACATCGCGGGGCAACTGCGCGCACCGTGGCGTTGCTGACGCCATTTATCAGGGGTAACTACTGA
- a CDS encoding YdcF family protein, whose amino-acid sequence MHATVIAIKVLSSLLLLPANLILLCIAGLFLRRSHPSVGAVLSLASLLTLLVLSSEMGSLLLVGPLERRVPALEMTSEGGAQAIVILGGGRLGNAPEYQGEDVPSYRTLARLAYGARLQRRTGLPVLVSGGMPDGSRVSEAVVMAASLQDDFGVPVKWREEASDDTAQNAKFSADILRQAGVRKILLVTDAMHMSRAQMMFAQAGLDVVIAPTVFFSHDRLTLLSFLPSGEGLRRSDYALHEWLGILWFKILSGQSQQAGDR is encoded by the coding sequence ATGCATGCAACTGTAATAGCCATCAAAGTGCTGAGCAGCTTGCTGCTGCTACCTGCCAATCTGATCTTGCTGTGCATTGCGGGTCTGTTTTTGCGGCGCTCTCACCCTAGCGTTGGAGCGGTGCTCAGCCTGGCATCATTGCTGACGCTGCTTGTGCTCAGCAGCGAAATGGGATCCTTGTTGCTGGTCGGCCCGCTTGAGCGGCGAGTGCCGGCGCTGGAAATGACTTCAGAGGGCGGTGCGCAGGCAATTGTCATATTGGGAGGTGGCCGCCTGGGTAATGCCCCTGAATACCAGGGTGAGGATGTGCCAAGCTATCGGACTCTGGCGCGCCTGGCGTACGGCGCCAGGTTACAGCGCCGGACCGGTCTGCCGGTATTGGTGTCCGGCGGCATGCCGGATGGTTCCCGCGTATCGGAAGCGGTAGTGATGGCGGCTAGCCTGCAGGATGATTTCGGGGTGCCGGTAAAATGGCGCGAAGAAGCATCTGACGACACTGCGCAAAATGCGAAATTCTCGGCAGACATTCTGCGCCAGGCTGGTGTCAGGAAAATCCTGCTGGTGACGGATGCCATGCATATGTCGCGCGCGCAAATGATGTTTGCGCAGGCTGGGCTGGATGTAGTGATTGCACCGACCGTATTTTTCAGTCACGACCGTCTTACCCTGCTGAGTTTTCTGCCATCGGGCGAGGGCTTGCGCCGTAGCGATTACGCCTTGCATGAGTGGCTGGGGATCTTGTGGTTCAAAATCCTCTCAGGCCAGTCACAGCAAGCTGGCGATCGTTAG
- a CDS encoding aromatic ring-hydroxylating dioxygenase subunit alpha: MEKVVLEDKLSRHYWHMIAHRTELPASNDFLVLKWAHGDIVLFNDADDMIVFDNLCPHRGTRFFIEPAGNAPAYCPYHGWSYRNGEVRIPNPERFKPCDLTRARLNKFQVDWCGDFLFFAIEPCMSLVEQLGNTSTTLEDISFNICGRADLNQYDFECNWRIALENALEPYHIDLIHTDSLGVLKLQDGENKFYGLNSEWRAEVGDERLAKRLKAMRRLFSIDFQYEGYLSLYIFPYAMLSSTFGYSYSLQNFFPSAQAGHTHFASRLLTVPTPAASSSATTAFFESTAKVNRQVFNEDHDICRRVSPSALETHDILSDTEEKVRHFRKALEQVRTA; encoded by the coding sequence ATGGAGAAAGTCGTGCTTGAGGATAAATTATCTCGTCACTATTGGCACATGATTGCTCACCGGACAGAGCTCCCTGCGAGCAACGATTTTCTTGTTCTAAAGTGGGCGCATGGCGACATTGTTTTATTTAACGATGCCGATGACATGATCGTGTTCGACAATCTTTGTCCACATCGCGGAACGCGCTTTTTTATCGAGCCGGCCGGCAACGCACCAGCTTATTGCCCTTATCACGGCTGGAGCTATCGTAATGGCGAGGTACGTATTCCAAATCCAGAACGCTTCAAGCCATGTGATCTGACGCGTGCACGATTGAACAAGTTTCAAGTTGACTGGTGCGGCGATTTCCTTTTTTTTGCAATCGAGCCATGCATGTCTCTGGTCGAGCAGCTAGGTAATACATCGACAACCTTGGAAGACATTTCGTTTAATATTTGCGGTCGTGCCGACCTGAATCAGTATGATTTCGAGTGCAATTGGCGCATAGCGCTTGAAAATGCCTTGGAGCCCTACCATATCGATCTTATTCATACGGATTCACTGGGCGTCTTGAAATTGCAAGATGGCGAAAACAAGTTCTATGGCCTCAATTCAGAATGGCGTGCAGAGGTCGGGGATGAGCGACTGGCTAAACGATTAAAGGCAATGCGTCGGCTGTTTTCGATCGATTTCCAATATGAAGGTTATCTAAGTCTTTATATTTTCCCCTATGCGATGCTCTCTTCAACATTTGGGTACTCATATTCTTTGCAGAATTTTTTCCCGTCGGCACAAGCTGGTCACACTCATTTTGCAAGCCGCCTGTTGACAGTACCAACCCCGGCGGCCAGTTCGTCCGCCACTACGGCATTTTTTGAGTCGACCGCAAAGGTCAACCGGCAAGTCTTTAACGAAGACCACGATATTTGTCGCCGCGTTTCTCCTTCTGCCTTGGAAACCCACGACATTCTTTCTGACACAGAAGAAAAAGTCCGTCATTTTCGCAAGGCTCTTGAGCAAGTCCGTACGGCCTAA
- a CDS encoding acetyltransferase → MMKKYVIVCGGGFAREVISWIRQIATGPAQGEIVGIIDHSPSCLEGFDYDVPYLGSTADYQPPADVELVLAVGSPKAKQELTSALIARGGKFATIIHPTAVVASSAKLGTGVILCPLSVVSADATVSDFVTVNVLSSIGHDAQIGTFSTLSAHVDVMGFAKVGDGCLLGSGARVLPKVKVGAGCMIGAGATAIRGVPDGMTLYSQPSKRM, encoded by the coding sequence ATGATGAAGAAATACGTCATAGTCTGCGGCGGCGGTTTCGCCCGCGAAGTAATTTCATGGATTCGCCAGATCGCGACCGGACCGGCGCAAGGCGAAATCGTTGGCATCATTGACCACAGCCCGTCATGCCTGGAGGGTTTCGACTACGACGTGCCGTACCTTGGGTCAACCGCGGACTACCAGCCCCCGGCTGATGTCGAGCTTGTGCTTGCGGTGGGTAGTCCCAAGGCCAAGCAAGAGCTGACGTCCGCGCTCATTGCCCGAGGCGGCAAGTTTGCGACGATCATCCATCCGACGGCAGTGGTGGCTAGCAGCGCCAAACTGGGCACGGGTGTCATACTTTGCCCTTTGTCCGTGGTCTCCGCCGACGCTACAGTGTCGGACTTCGTTACCGTGAACGTGTTGAGTTCGATCGGCCACGATGCACAGATAGGCACTTTCAGCACATTGAGCGCTCATGTTGATGTAATGGGTTTTGCCAAGGTCGGCGATGGCTGCCTGCTGGGTTCAGGAGCGCGTGTCTTGCCCAAGGTCAAAGTTGGCGCGGGCTGCATGATCGGCGCCGGGGCAACTGCAATCCGTGGTGTGCCCGACGGCATGACCCTCTATTCCCAGCCTTCCAAACGGATGTAA
- a CDS encoding SDR family NAD(P)-dependent oxidoreductase, protein MFDSQAFAGKKYLVTGASSGIGKATAIGLAACGASIIAMGRDEVRTRETIALLAPSADHQVMIADFADADAVATVVKDTALQAGGIDGVFHGAGLELNLAIKMTKRANIDKIFAASVFSAFGIARALSFRGVIRDEGGSFVLMSSAAGLRGQTGMTAYSSSKAAIDGMVRSLAVEFAPRRIRVNSIASGGVTTEMHERMSKALPDSAMENYESKHLLGFGSPDDIVSAAMFLLSSGSTWITGSTMVVDGGYSVR, encoded by the coding sequence ATATTTGATTCACAAGCTTTCGCAGGCAAAAAATATCTGGTGACCGGCGCTTCCTCCGGCATCGGCAAGGCTACGGCTATCGGCCTCGCGGCATGCGGCGCATCGATTATTGCAATGGGCCGGGATGAAGTGCGTACCCGTGAGACGATTGCATTGCTGGCCCCTTCGGCTGATCACCAAGTCATGATTGCCGATTTTGCCGACGCCGACGCCGTGGCTACCGTGGTCAAGGACACGGCACTGCAAGCAGGCGGGATTGATGGCGTGTTTCACGGCGCCGGGCTGGAACTGAACCTGGCTATCAAGATGACCAAGCGCGCAAACATTGACAAGATCTTTGCTGCTAGCGTTTTCTCCGCATTTGGCATAGCGCGCGCGCTTTCGTTTCGAGGCGTCATACGAGATGAGGGCGGTTCTTTCGTGCTGATGTCTTCCGCTGCCGGACTGCGCGGCCAGACTGGCATGACGGCGTACTCGTCGTCCAAGGCTGCAATTGATGGAATGGTCCGTTCGCTGGCAGTCGAATTTGCGCCGCGCCGGATTCGTGTGAACAGCATCGCCAGCGGTGGAGTCACCACGGAGATGCATGAGCGCATGTCTAAGGCCCTGCCGGATAGCGCGATGGAAAATTATGAATCCAAGCATTTGCTGGGTTTCGGTAGCCCTGACGATATCGTGTCTGCGGCGATGTTTCTGCTTTCCTCCGGAAGCACCTGGATCACAGGCAGTACCATGGTGGTGGACGGTGGCTATTCGGTGAGATGA
- a CDS encoding ketoacyl-ACP synthase III, whose product MKTSLDFGSAYRLERVAMRGVVTVLPRHEIDNQGFVERFGADSVHDVVKMIGVQTRYCVEDGVTTSDLCFQAAQTLLGRLGWDKTSVDALIFVSQTPDYRLPATACALQGRLELGNTCAAFDVNLGCSGYTYGLWLASTLVQGGARRVLLLAGDTISKTVDPSDRATAMLFGDAGTATALEYDEAAAPAHFVVGTDGKGARNLIIPQGGARAPDRQDARLEGRDLGCLYMDGGEIFNFTLKSVPGLVANTLEFAGHTVDSVDGFLYHQANEFMLKHLARKSKIPPEKFHVNIGKYGNTSSASIPLLLTTSLQERLKTPTTLLMAGFGVGYSWGSALLKIESLVCNETEFYDI is encoded by the coding sequence ATGAAAACAAGTCTTGACTTTGGTAGTGCATATCGACTCGAACGAGTCGCGATGCGCGGTGTTGTGACGGTGTTACCCCGGCATGAAATCGACAACCAAGGTTTCGTAGAACGCTTTGGCGCGGATTCGGTGCACGATGTCGTTAAGATGATCGGTGTGCAGACCCGGTACTGCGTGGAGGACGGAGTAACGACTTCTGATTTGTGCTTTCAAGCCGCACAAACGCTACTGGGTCGCCTGGGCTGGGACAAGACTTCCGTTGACGCCCTCATTTTCGTGTCCCAGACACCGGATTATCGCTTACCCGCAACTGCCTGCGCCTTGCAAGGCCGGCTGGAGCTTGGCAATACATGCGCGGCATTCGATGTTAACCTCGGATGCTCTGGCTATACCTACGGCTTATGGCTTGCTTCCACGTTGGTGCAGGGCGGTGCGCGACGGGTTCTACTATTAGCCGGTGATACCATCAGCAAGACCGTGGATCCCAGCGACCGGGCGACAGCGATGCTGTTTGGCGATGCAGGTACGGCGACAGCTCTGGAATATGATGAAGCTGCTGCGCCGGCGCATTTCGTCGTCGGCACGGACGGCAAGGGCGCCCGCAACCTGATCATTCCACAAGGCGGAGCTCGGGCACCTGATAGGCAAGATGCCCGCCTCGAAGGACGAGACCTTGGCTGCCTCTATATGGATGGCGGCGAAATTTTTAATTTCACGCTGAAATCCGTACCCGGCCTGGTGGCAAACACTCTTGAGTTTGCCGGACATACCGTCGATAGCGTGGATGGCTTTCTGTATCATCAGGCCAACGAATTCATGCTCAAGCATCTGGCGCGCAAGTCCAAGATCCCGCCAGAAAAATTCCATGTCAATATCGGGAAATACGGAAACACCAGTAGTGCATCGATCCCGCTATTGCTGACAACAAGTCTGCAAGAACGGCTCAAAACGCCAACCACATTGCTGATGGCTGGTTTTGGCGTCGGTTATTCCTGGGGTTCAGCGCTGTTGAAGATAGAGTCGCTGGTTTGCAATGAAACGGAATTCTATGATATTTGA
- a CDS encoding acyl carrier protein, with the protein MEKLYSELADILEVDRATVGPQLSLVEHVWDSLAIISTIAIVDELYNVTLDGAALGKCETVADIESLITQANA; encoded by the coding sequence ATGGAAAAGTTATATTCTGAATTGGCGGACATCCTTGAAGTTGATCGTGCGACGGTCGGCCCTCAGCTGTCATTGGTCGAGCATGTGTGGGATTCCCTCGCGATTATTTCGACAATTGCGATTGTCGATGAGCTCTACAATGTGACACTGGACGGAGCAGCGCTCGGCAAGTGTGAAACAGTAGCCGACATCGAGTCGCTTATCACTCAGGCAAATGCATGA
- a CDS encoding 3-oxoacyl-ACP synthase III family protein, with amino-acid sequence MNRARVVAITPYLPDSVVSNEELATLFPEWTAEKIYSKTGISERRISAPDETAADLAFHAAESLFLSHDIDRSSIDFVLLCTQAPDHILPTTACILQERLGLRNDIGAMDFNLGCSGFVYGLSLAKGLIEAGTIKRVLLLTADTYTKFIHPLDKSVRTIFGDGAAATLIERHSSETSEIGPFIFGTNGAGAKDLIVKTGGARLPRILTPAQEYSDNSGNTRSDDHLFMDGAAVMTFTLKVVPNLVASLLDKANLTIDDIDHVVFHQANSFILEALRKKCQIPVEKFVVHMRYSGNTVSSTIPIALSSLSTSSDKKRKVMVVGFGVGLSWAGTIIDY; translated from the coding sequence ATGAATAGAGCTAGAGTTGTCGCTATTACGCCTTATCTACCAGATTCCGTTGTCAGCAATGAGGAATTGGCGACACTGTTTCCCGAATGGACTGCGGAAAAAATATACAGCAAAACGGGAATTTCCGAGCGCCGCATATCGGCACCAGACGAAACTGCAGCCGACCTTGCGTTTCACGCAGCCGAGTCGCTATTTTTGTCGCATGACATTGATCGCTCCAGCATCGACTTTGTTTTGTTGTGTACACAGGCGCCAGACCACATTCTGCCGACCACGGCGTGCATTTTGCAAGAGCGGCTCGGTTTGCGCAACGATATTGGCGCAATGGATTTCAACCTGGGCTGTTCGGGGTTCGTGTATGGCTTGTCGCTGGCCAAAGGGCTGATTGAAGCCGGCACCATAAAGCGTGTATTGCTGCTCACGGCGGATACTTATACGAAGTTCATTCATCCGCTGGATAAAAGCGTGAGAACAATTTTTGGGGACGGCGCTGCCGCTACCCTGATAGAGCGGCATTCGTCGGAAACAAGTGAGATCGGTCCGTTCATTTTCGGCACCAACGGCGCTGGCGCAAAAGACCTTATAGTAAAGACTGGCGGCGCACGATTGCCGCGCATTTTGACGCCCGCACAAGAGTATTCGGATAACTCGGGCAACACGAGATCGGATGATCATCTGTTCATGGATGGCGCGGCCGTGATGACTTTTACACTCAAAGTGGTCCCGAATCTGGTGGCAAGTCTGCTGGATAAGGCGAACCTCACGATTGATGATATTGATCACGTGGTGTTCCACCAGGCAAATTCGTTTATTCTTGAGGCCCTGCGCAAGAAATGTCAAATCCCGGTTGAAAAATTCGTGGTGCATATGCGCTATTCAGGCAATACCGTATCGTCAACCATTCCAATAGCGTTGAGTTCGCTGAGTACTTCGAGCGACAAGAAACGCAAAGTGATGGTCGTAGGATTTGGTGTGGGCCTGTCTTGGGCAGGAACAATAATTGATTATTAG
- a CDS encoding 2'-5' RNA ligase family protein: MSIRKTSLPGFDYPQKPTDRLLFAVLPAKPAATRIEQVTQALRLEHDLHGAAVHTGQLHITLAILGEYLGLPHDVLAAATGAASQIEQTAFRVRFDHVQTFRNKSSVSGNYPIVLCGDEGVIGLETLHQGLAGRLRRFGVKGIPASMTPHVTLLYEPEPVPSHAVAAVEWTVREFVLLHRHIGQNLPYSILGRWPLQKVSWPLQ; the protein is encoded by the coding sequence ATGTCTATCAGAAAGACATCGTTGCCCGGTTTCGATTATCCGCAAAAACCGACAGACCGCTTGCTTTTTGCCGTTTTACCGGCAAAGCCCGCTGCTACACGCATTGAACAAGTTACTCAGGCGTTGCGCCTAGAGCATGATTTGCACGGCGCAGCGGTTCATACAGGACAGTTGCACATTACTCTTGCGATCCTGGGCGAATATCTGGGACTGCCGCATGATGTGCTTGCTGCCGCGACTGGCGCCGCTTCACAGATTGAACAGACGGCGTTTAGAGTCCGGTTCGACCACGTCCAGACCTTTCGTAACAAATCCAGCGTGTCAGGAAATTACCCCATTGTTCTTTGCGGCGACGAGGGCGTTATCGGTTTGGAGACTCTGCATCAAGGTCTGGCAGGCAGGCTGCGCCGTTTCGGTGTTAAGGGTATTCCTGCAAGCATGACGCCTCATGTGACATTGCTGTATGAGCCCGAGCCAGTTCCCAGCCATGCGGTAGCAGCGGTAGAGTGGACGGTGCGCGAATTCGTATTGCTACATCGCCATATTGGCCAGAATCTTCCTTATTCCATTTTAGGCAGGTGGCCCTTGCAGAAGGTTTCCTGGCCGCTGCAGTGA